A genome region from Streptomyces antimycoticus includes the following:
- a CDS encoding pseudouridine-5'-phosphate glycosidase, protein MTTPHPRLTLTEEVAEALRDGRPVVALESTIISHGMPYPQNVEMATEVEEIIRAEGAVPATIAVLHGTPRAGLDRAALELLATSPDVGKVSVRDLAHVIARGGHGATTVASTVRLAALAGIRVFVTGGIGGVHRGAEHSFDISADLTELATTPVAVISAGVKSILDIGLTLEKLETLGVPVLTYGTDDFPAFYSRVSGFRSPLRVDSPEEIAATMRAQWELGMTAGLSIANPVPEAEEIPAERIDGIIEQALAELAEAGIGGKDATPYLLGRIVELTKGESLRTNIALVKNNARLGARIAIHYARTH, encoded by the coding sequence ATGACCACCCCCCACCCCCGGCTGACCCTCACCGAGGAGGTCGCGGAGGCCCTGCGCGACGGCCGTCCCGTGGTCGCGCTGGAGTCCACGATCATCAGCCACGGCATGCCGTATCCGCAGAACGTCGAGATGGCCACCGAGGTCGAGGAGATCATCCGCGCCGAGGGGGCGGTCCCCGCCACCATCGCCGTCCTCCATGGCACGCCACGTGCCGGTCTGGACCGGGCCGCTCTCGAACTGCTCGCCACCAGCCCGGACGTCGGCAAGGTCAGCGTGCGCGACCTCGCCCATGTCATCGCGCGCGGCGGCCATGGCGCCACCACCGTGGCGTCCACCGTGCGGCTCGCCGCGCTCGCCGGGATCCGGGTCTTCGTCACCGGTGGCATCGGCGGAGTGCACCGGGGAGCGGAGCACTCCTTCGACATCAGCGCGGATCTCACCGAGCTCGCCACCACGCCGGTGGCCGTCATCAGCGCCGGGGTCAAGAGCATCCTCGACATCGGACTGACCCTGGAGAAGCTGGAGACCCTGGGCGTTCCGGTGCTCACCTACGGCACCGACGACTTCCCCGCCTTCTACTCCCGGGTGAGCGGCTTCCGCTCCCCGCTGCGCGTCGACTCGCCCGAGGAGATCGCCGCCACCATGCGCGCCCAGTGGGAGCTGGGCATGACGGCGGGGCTGAGCATCGCCAATCCGGTGCCGGAGGCCGAGGAGATCCCCGCCGAGCGGATCGACGGCATCATCGAGCAGGCCCTCGCCGAGCTGGCGGAGGCGGGAATCGGAGGCAAGGACGCGACCCCGTATCTGCTGGGCCGGATCGTCGAGTTGACCAAGGGCGAGAGCCTGCGGACCAATATCGCCCTGGTGAAGAACAACGCACGGCTCGGGGCGCGGATCGCGATCCACTACGCCCGTACGCACTGA
- a CDS encoding baeRF10 domain-containing protein, producing the protein MITQEQVDRVLRLSGNGLPCVSLYVPVLPEQPGRSTFMTRVASLLDGIRPLSLDSSLDHAARLSLREDIVKLEKSLAFEPHQPGAVAVFACSGKDVYEEVWLPRPTRERIVVNSDPYVRPMLAVLDEYDRACAVIVDRGTGEIWEHYLDQARELEAIRDRTLRKPDYAAGLAEDRVRNKADELSKRHFRKLIGELKQLFGRRAFDVLVVGGHSYEVPNFLQFLPRDLRERLIGDFTVDRETATPADIRNRVQNIVSDHAHQEQRRLVGDILEAKAAGRPPSAVGLDETLWAASLAAVGTLAADEEAAAPGVVCDRDGLLARSGKSCPLCGDPLREVPDIIDALTETVIDDGGEIRHIEPETELRTHLTGALLRFELPPRPTATG; encoded by the coding sequence ATGATCACGCAAGAGCAGGTCGACCGGGTCCTGCGGTTGAGCGGGAACGGTCTTCCGTGTGTGTCCCTCTACGTCCCCGTGTTGCCCGAGCAGCCCGGCCGCAGCACATTCATGACCCGGGTGGCCAGTCTGCTGGACGGCATCCGGCCGCTCTCACTGGACAGCTCGCTCGATCATGCCGCGCGGCTGTCGCTCCGCGAGGACATCGTGAAGCTGGAGAAGTCGCTGGCCTTCGAGCCGCACCAGCCCGGCGCCGTCGCCGTCTTCGCCTGCAGCGGCAAGGATGTGTACGAGGAGGTGTGGCTGCCACGCCCCACCCGCGAGCGCATCGTGGTGAACTCCGATCCGTACGTCCGCCCCATGCTGGCCGTGCTGGATGAGTACGACCGCGCCTGCGCCGTCATCGTGGACCGGGGGACCGGCGAGATCTGGGAGCACTACCTCGACCAGGCCAGGGAGCTGGAGGCGATCCGCGACCGTACGCTGCGCAAGCCCGACTACGCTGCGGGGCTGGCCGAGGACAGGGTCCGCAACAAGGCCGATGAACTGAGCAAACGCCACTTCCGGAAGCTCATCGGCGAGCTCAAGCAGCTGTTCGGGAGGCGAGCCTTCGATGTGCTCGTGGTCGGCGGGCACTCCTACGAAGTGCCGAACTTCCTTCAGTTCCTCCCCCGTGACCTGCGGGAGCGGCTGATCGGCGACTTCACCGTCGACCGTGAGACCGCGACCCCCGCGGACATCAGGAACCGGGTGCAGAACATCGTCTCCGACCACGCCCACCAGGAACAACGGCGGCTCGTGGGCGACATCCTGGAGGCCAAGGCAGCCGGGCGACCGCCGAGCGCCGTGGGGCTGGACGAGACGCTGTGGGCGGCGTCGTTGGCCGCGGTCGGCACACTGGCGGCGGACGAGGAGGCGGCCGCCCCCGGGGTCGTCTGCGACCGGGACGGACTCCTCGCGCGCTCGGGCAAGAGCTGTCCGCTGTGCGGCGACCCGCTGCGCGAGGTCCCCGACATCATCGATGCGCTGACCGAAACCGTCATTGACGACGGAGGCGAGATCCGCCATATCGAGCCGGAGACCGAGCTGCGCACCCATCTGACCGGGGCCCTGCTGCGCTTCGAGCTCCCGCCGCGGCCGACCGCCACGGGATAG
- a CDS encoding PhzF family phenazine biosynthesis protein, whose protein sequence is MTDLDVLKVFCGPYGRGGNELGVVRDGAAVVGEAERQRVAARLGFSETVFVDDPERGVVDIYTPSVRLPFAGHPLVGTAWLLDLPELLPPAGEVPARQDGEFTWITGRPAWAAGRRTQQYASPEEVEALPTPPEGEGWLYAWAWQDEAAGRVRARAFPRRGDGIVEDEATGAAALILSGELDRALNITQGVGSQILTGPLPDGSIEIGGRVELAEVRSL, encoded by the coding sequence GTGACGGATCTGGACGTACTCAAGGTGTTCTGCGGGCCCTACGGCCGCGGTGGCAATGAACTCGGCGTGGTGCGGGACGGCGCCGCGGTGGTCGGCGAGGCGGAGCGGCAGCGGGTCGCCGCCCGGCTGGGGTTCAGCGAGACCGTGTTCGTGGACGATCCGGAGCGCGGCGTCGTCGATATCTACACCCCGAGCGTCCGGCTGCCCTTCGCGGGCCATCCGCTGGTGGGCACCGCCTGGCTGCTGGACCTGCCCGAGCTGCTGCCGCCCGCCGGAGAGGTTCCCGCCCGCCAGGACGGCGAGTTCACCTGGATCACCGGCCGGCCCGCCTGGGCGGCCGGGCGGCGCACCCAGCAGTACGCCTCGCCGGAGGAGGTCGAGGCGCTGCCCACCCCTCCCGAGGGCGAGGGCTGGCTGTACGCCTGGGCGTGGCAGGACGAGGCCGCGGGCCGGGTGCGGGCGCGTGCGTTTCCCCGCCGCGGGGACGGGATCGTGGAGGACGAGGCCACCGGCGCCGCCGCCCTGATTCTCTCGGGCGAGCTGGACCGCGCCCTCAACATCACCCAGGGCGTGGGGTCGCAGATCCTCACCGGTCCCCTGCCGGACGGCTCGATCGAGATCGGTGGCCGGGTCGAGCTCGCCGAGGTCCGCTCGCTGTAG
- a CDS encoding ATP-grasp domain-containing protein, translated as MRIGLITADPGHQLLADTAELLSPRHEVVALDPGGHGAGARAPADPSEDPADPGELADVYLLKARTPRALALARSLERRGAPVVNSAAATALCQDRTAMADVALRAGLPFAPTRTVASLAGLTAERLPHPVVVKSRHSRRHDLVARVDDAARLRALSADWADEPVVVQDFTPNDGWDHKLWVIAGRVFAALRRSELAAGGRGPSLPLALDALPPGWLDPVRHVGSVFSLEVYGVDLIDAGGGAPLIVDINAFPGVRGQAGAPEALAALALRTAERGGLTAPRP; from the coding sequence ATGAGGATCGGTCTGATCACCGCCGACCCCGGCCATCAACTCCTCGCCGACACGGCGGAGTTGCTGTCGCCCCGCCATGAGGTGGTGGCGCTCGACCCGGGCGGCCACGGGGCCGGGGCGCGGGCCCCGGCCGACCCCTCGGAAGACCCGGCCGACCCCGGGGAGCTCGCCGATGTCTATCTGCTGAAGGCCCGGACGCCGCGTGCGCTGGCGCTCGCCCGGTCCCTGGAGCGGCGCGGCGCCCCGGTGGTGAACTCGGCCGCGGCCACCGCCCTGTGCCAGGACCGGACGGCGATGGCCGATGTGGCGCTCCGCGCCGGTCTGCCGTTCGCCCCCACCCGTACCGTGGCCTCGCTCGCCGGGCTGACGGCGGAGCGGCTGCCTCACCCCGTCGTCGTCAAGAGCCGCCACAGCCGCCGCCATGATCTGGTGGCCCGCGTCGACGACGCCGCGCGGCTGCGCGCCCTGAGCGCCGATTGGGCGGATGAACCCGTGGTGGTCCAGGACTTCACTCCGAACGACGGCTGGGACCACAAGCTGTGGGTCATCGCGGGCCGGGTGTTCGCCGCGCTGCGCCGGTCGGAGCTGGCGGCCGGCGGCCGCGGTCCGAGCCTGCCGCTCGCCCTGGACGCGCTGCCCCCGGGCTGGCTGGATCCGGTGCGCCACGTCGGTTCGGTGTTCTCGCTGGAGGTCTACGGCGTGGATCTGATCGACGCGGGCGGCGGCGCCCCGCTGATCGTGGACATCAACGCCTTTCCGGGGGTCCGCGGTCAGGCCGGCGCCCCCGAGGCGCTGGCGGCCCTGGCACTGCGGACCGCCGAACGGGGCGGACTCACCGCGCCCCGCCCATGA
- a CDS encoding tetratricopeptide repeat protein, producing the protein MGRGRPSMQELIQRRRNAGFVGRQRELHAFRDNFGLPPEDGRHRFVFHVHGHAGVGKTWLMRRLEETARQEYGALTARVDEAAGSVPEAMAAISEQFARQGREFTALDRRLATYRQRRHEAESVPAEGERTGPSTGSMVAARAGLTGLGLVPGVGALAGAVDPVPLAEGTDRLRAALSSRFRDHKDVQLVLDPVETLTPLLVRELSEAAAAVPWLVLFFDTYERLGPLLDPWLRTLLTSERLGTLPANTVLVLAGQTRPDPGCWGDLADVVAELPLEPFTDAEARQLLSAKGITDEPVVREVLRLSGRLPVLVSTLAENPGTSGDLDDPSATAVDRFLKWERDPVRRSAALAGALPRRLNEDIFRAAVDEDGAELFGWLRSLPFIGDRNGAVRYHDVVRAPMLRLRRTTSPQRWTAAHTRLAETFAGWREAAAGGLDARDGWRLAAWSGPRLEEWYHLLCARPSAALPGALRDGIGACDAGPAVARRWASTLVEAGEDADSDAVRTWGWRLVEALADERRRGIEAMGLLLARAGLDGPARVAALVLRGWHRRSVEEFDGALEDFRRAIELDPGNVRAHFGRAVVHRATGDFTTAMDALDGVAALEPGSTWVQRERGETCRRAGRYEEALALLDPVVAADPADHVALGSRGQTMMALGRIHEALADFGRAIELNGDYTWALVRRARVRSTLGDAAGALEDLDRAEALEPGVPGTLGERGDIHRFAGRYEEAIAEYDRALALDPGYAWALGSRAMANEALGRRAEALADLDRAVALNPGYAWAVAQRERLLLGGDSPEGGRNDGPV; encoded by the coding sequence ATGGGGCGGGGACGGCCGTCGATGCAGGAGCTGATCCAGCGGCGCAGGAACGCCGGATTCGTGGGGCGGCAAAGGGAACTGCACGCGTTCCGCGACAACTTCGGGCTGCCGCCGGAGGACGGGCGGCATCGCTTTGTCTTCCATGTGCACGGCCACGCGGGCGTGGGCAAGACCTGGCTGATGCGCCGGCTGGAAGAGACCGCCCGCCAGGAGTACGGCGCGCTCACCGCCCGCGTCGACGAGGCGGCGGGCTCCGTCCCCGAGGCGATGGCCGCGATCAGCGAGCAATTCGCCCGCCAGGGACGGGAGTTCACGGCCTTGGACCGGCGGCTCGCCACCTATCGGCAGCGCCGCCACGAGGCGGAGTCGGTACCGGCGGAGGGCGAGCGGACCGGGCCCAGCACCGGCAGCATGGTCGCCGCGCGAGCCGGGCTCACCGGCCTCGGCCTGGTGCCCGGTGTCGGGGCGCTGGCGGGTGCCGTCGACCCGGTGCCGCTCGCCGAGGGCACCGACCGGCTGCGGGCGGCGCTCAGCTCGCGGTTCCGCGACCACAAGGACGTCCAGCTGGTGCTGGACCCGGTGGAGACGCTGACCCCGCTACTGGTCAGGGAGTTGTCGGAGGCGGCAGCGGCGGTGCCGTGGCTGGTGCTGTTCTTCGACACCTACGAGCGCCTCGGCCCGCTGCTCGACCCCTGGCTGCGCACCCTGCTGACCAGCGAACGCCTGGGCACCCTCCCGGCCAACACCGTGCTGGTGCTGGCCGGGCAGACCCGCCCGGACCCCGGCTGCTGGGGCGATCTGGCCGATGTGGTCGCGGAGCTGCCGCTGGAGCCGTTCACCGACGCGGAGGCCCGGCAGCTGCTCAGCGCCAAGGGGATCACCGATGAGCCGGTGGTGCGGGAGGTGCTGCGACTCTCCGGCCGGCTGCCGGTGCTGGTGTCCACTCTCGCCGAGAACCCCGGAACCAGCGGCGATCTGGACGACCCCAGTGCCACCGCCGTCGACCGGTTCCTGAAGTGGGAGCGCGATCCGGTGCGCCGCTCCGCCGCCCTGGCGGGCGCGCTGCCCCGGCGGCTGAACGAGGACATCTTCAGGGCGGCGGTGGACGAGGACGGAGCCGAGTTGTTCGGCTGGCTGCGGTCGCTGCCCTTCATCGGCGACCGTAACGGGGCGGTCCGCTACCACGATGTGGTCCGCGCCCCGATGCTGCGGCTTCGGCGGACCACTTCACCGCAGCGGTGGACCGCGGCGCACACCCGGCTGGCGGAGACCTTCGCCGGGTGGCGGGAGGCGGCCGCCGGGGGACTCGACGCGCGCGACGGGTGGCGGCTGGCCGCCTGGAGCGGACCGCGTCTGGAGGAGTGGTATCACCTGCTGTGCGCACGGCCGTCGGCGGCGCTGCCCGGGGCGCTGCGGGACGGGATCGGCGCCTGCGACGCGGGCCCGGCGGTGGCCCGGCGCTGGGCTTCCACCCTGGTCGAGGCGGGCGAGGACGCCGACTCGGACGCGGTGCGCACCTGGGGGTGGCGTCTGGTGGAGGCGCTGGCGGACGAACGGCGGCGCGGTATCGAGGCGATGGGGCTGCTGCTGGCGCGGGCCGGGCTGGACGGCCCCGCCCGGGTCGCGGCACTCGTCCTACGGGGGTGGCACCGCCGGTCGGTCGAGGAGTTCGACGGGGCGCTGGAGGACTTCCGCCGGGCGATCGAGCTGGACCCCGGGAACGTACGCGCGCACTTCGGACGTGCCGTGGTCCACCGGGCGACCGGGGACTTCACCACGGCGATGGACGCGCTGGACGGCGTGGCGGCACTGGAGCCGGGCTCGACCTGGGTGCAGCGGGAGCGCGGCGAGACCTGCCGCCGGGCGGGCCGGTACGAGGAGGCACTGGCCCTGCTCGACCCGGTGGTGGCGGCCGATCCGGCGGACCATGTGGCCCTGGGCAGCCGCGGCCAGACGATGATGGCGCTCGGCCGGATCCACGAGGCCCTGGCCGACTTCGGCCGGGCCATCGAACTGAACGGCGACTACACCTGGGCGCTGGTCCGGCGGGCTCGTGTCCGCAGCACGCTGGGGGACGCGGCGGGCGCGCTGGAGGACCTGGACCGGGCGGAGGCGCTGGAGCCGGGTGTCCCGGGAACGCTGGGCGAACGCGGTGATATCCACCGCTTCGCGGGCCGCTACGAGGAGGCCATCGCGGAGTACGACCGGGCGCTGGCCCTCGACCCCGGCTACGCCTGGGCCCTGGGGAGCCGCGCGATGGCCAACGAGGCCCTGGGCAGACGCGCGGAGGCGCTGGCGGATCTGGACCGTGCGGTGGCGCTGAATCCCGGCTACGCCTGGGCCGTGGCGCAGCGCGAGCGTTTGCTTCTCGGCGGGGATTCACCGGAGGGCGGACGGAACGACGGACCGGTGTGA
- a CDS encoding GNAT family N-acetyltransferase translates to MHSYRIRTATPDDLDAARRVMLDIVYRDFGTGYVPRWHADIIDPAAAYLNGARHTLLVAVDESDGAVVATAALDSRGPAHPPNPPWLAARYPSGETAQLRRVYVRSEHRRNGLARRLVHALLDFAVADGGYRAVYLHTDPGVVGAEPFWRSLGKVICDEREAPGGGQGVVHFEVPMGPGAP, encoded by the coding sequence GTGCACAGCTACCGCATCAGAACCGCGACCCCCGATGACCTCGACGCCGCCCGCAGGGTGATGCTCGACATCGTCTACCGCGACTTCGGAACCGGCTATGTGCCACGCTGGCACGCCGACATCATCGATCCCGCCGCCGCGTATCTGAACGGCGCGCGCCACACCCTGCTGGTGGCGGTGGACGAGAGCGACGGGGCGGTCGTGGCGACCGCCGCGCTCGACTCCCGGGGCCCGGCCCATCCGCCCAACCCGCCGTGGCTGGCCGCGCGTTACCCATCGGGGGAGACCGCCCAGCTGCGCCGGGTCTATGTGCGATCCGAGCATCGGCGCAACGGGCTGGCCCGGCGGCTGGTGCATGCGCTGCTCGACTTCGCCGTGGCGGACGGCGGCTATCGCGCGGTCTATCTGCACACCGATCCGGGGGTGGTGGGCGCCGAGCCGTTCTGGCGGTCGCTGGGGAAGGTCATCTGCGATGAGCGGGAGGCGCCCGGGGGCGGTCAGGGAGTCGTCCACTTCGAGGTCCCCATGGGGCCCGGGGCGCCCTGA
- a CDS encoding thioesterase II family protein: MTAHPTGTSLWIRQFHPAPAAATRLICLPHAGGSASYYFPVSKALSPTVDVLAVQYPGRQDRRNEKCIDNIPELADALVPELLPYTDKPVALFGHSMGATLAFEVALRLEQKGVVPVALFASGRRAPSCHRDESVHLRDDDGLIAEVKALAGTDTQLLGDDEILRMVLPAIRSDYKAAETYRYAPGPRLATPIHAHVGDDDPKASVEEARAWGEHTTGGFDLQVYSGGHFYLNDEAPRVIASIRKVLTEQS; encoded by the coding sequence GTGACCGCACACCCCACCGGCACAAGCCTGTGGATCAGGCAGTTCCACCCCGCGCCGGCCGCGGCGACGCGACTCATCTGCCTGCCCCACGCCGGCGGGTCCGCCTCCTACTACTTCCCGGTCTCCAAGGCGCTCTCGCCCACGGTCGATGTGCTCGCCGTGCAGTACCCGGGGCGTCAGGACCGGCGCAACGAGAAGTGCATAGACAACATCCCCGAGCTGGCCGACGCGCTGGTGCCGGAGCTGCTGCCCTATACGGACAAGCCGGTGGCGCTTTTCGGCCACAGCATGGGCGCCACCCTCGCCTTCGAGGTCGCCCTGCGCCTGGAGCAGAAGGGCGTGGTGCCGGTGGCACTGTTCGCCTCGGGACGGCGCGCCCCCTCCTGCCACCGTGACGAGTCCGTCCACCTCCGCGACGACGACGGGCTGATCGCCGAGGTGAAGGCGCTCGCCGGGACCGACACCCAGCTCCTGGGCGACGACGAGATCCTCCGGATGGTGCTGCCCGCCATCCGCAGCGACTACAAGGCGGCGGAGACCTACCGCTACGCCCCCGGCCCGCGGCTGGCGACGCCCATTCACGCGCATGTGGGGGACGACGACCCCAAGGCGAGTGTCGAGGAGGCCCGCGCCTGGGGCGAGCACACCACCGGTGGCTTCGACCTCCAGGTCTACTCCGGCGGCCACTTCTACCTCAACGACGAGGCCCCGCGCGTCATCGCGTCGATCCGGAAGGTGCTGACCGAGCAGTCCTGA
- a CDS encoding ATP-grasp domain-containing protein has translation MRLCFLVEERYRHDGMPREVIRQLSAWGHQVDVVRPGRSLLRMSDAVRAGSHDAWVLKTVSGGPGLTLLEAASAVGLTTVNDARAIRGVRDKALAAAIGRSRGLPLPPTYAAARPEALEEIPEAEFPLVVKPADGSSGRAVRLVPTPDRLRALRAELAVEGMLIAQPYVPNSGIDLKVYCVDGELHATERSSPLSPDGGVRGRRVRLSAEVAAIAAEVGAVYGLDLYGVDVLLGPDGPVVVDVNDFPSFKEVPDAAARVGRAVLELARRGGARSEAAFVGALAEPVLAPEPVPAVATGRLGTRAAATGRL, from the coding sequence ATGAGACTCTGCTTTCTGGTGGAGGAGCGCTATCGCCATGACGGGATGCCCCGTGAGGTGATCCGTCAGCTCTCCGCCTGGGGCCACCAGGTGGACGTGGTCCGGCCGGGCCGTTCCCTGCTGCGGATGTCCGATGCGGTGCGGGCGGGCAGCCATGACGCCTGGGTGCTCAAGACGGTGTCCGGTGGACCCGGGCTGACGCTGCTGGAGGCCGCGTCGGCGGTCGGGCTGACCACCGTCAACGACGCCCGCGCCATCCGCGGCGTACGGGACAAGGCGCTGGCGGCCGCGATCGGGCGCAGCCGGGGGCTGCCGTTGCCGCCCACCTACGCCGCGGCCCGGCCCGAGGCGCTGGAGGAGATACCGGAGGCCGAGTTCCCGCTGGTGGTCAAACCCGCGGACGGCAGCTCCGGGCGGGCCGTACGGCTGGTGCCGACGCCGGACCGGCTGCGGGCGCTGCGCGCCGAACTGGCCGTGGAGGGCATGCTCATCGCCCAGCCCTATGTGCCGAATTCGGGCATCGACCTCAAGGTGTACTGCGTGGACGGGGAGTTGCACGCGACCGAGCGGAGCTCACCGCTCAGCCCCGACGGAGGCGTCCGCGGCCGTCGGGTACGGCTGTCCGCCGAAGTGGCGGCCATCGCCGCCGAGGTGGGTGCGGTCTACGGCCTCGATCTGTACGGCGTGGATGTGCTGCTGGGCCCGGACGGGCCGGTGGTCGTCGATGTGAACGACTTCCCCAGCTTCAAGGAGGTGCCGGACGCGGCGGCCCGGGTGGGGCGTGCGGTACTGGAGTTGGCGCGCAGGGGCGGCGCCCGGTCCGAAGCGGCGTTCGTCGGCGCCCTCGCCGAGCCGGTGCTGGCTCCGGAGCCGGTCCCGGCCGTGGCCACGGGCCGGCTAGGAACGCGGGCCGCGGCCACGGGCCGGCTATGA
- a CDS encoding carbohydrate kinase family protein → MVVIGGANVDIKVRSLAPVAYRTSNPGRSHTSPGGVARNVAENLARLGTPTHLIAAVGQDAAGERLLSETQAAGVRVDHVHRGPHPTGTYTAVLDADGDLVVAIADMAATDALSPEHLHTARELIGHAGLLVLDGNLSPRVLSYVLDIAAATGVQTLIDPVSVPKAALLAPLFATGRPVFAVTPNVAELGVLAGRGLDGDAAADDPELLAAVALLHERGVRHVWVRLGARGSLLSTLDEGRVPLEAPPAEVHDVTGAGDAMLGAFAHALLGGADPVDAARYGHAAAALTVATPATVRPDLTARLIEDALNAPLRRPT, encoded by the coding sequence GTGGTGGTCATCGGCGGCGCCAACGTGGACATCAAGGTGCGCAGCCTGGCACCCGTCGCGTACCGCACCAGCAATCCGGGCCGGTCCCACACCAGCCCCGGTGGGGTGGCCCGCAACGTCGCCGAGAACCTCGCCCGGCTGGGCACCCCCACCCATCTCATCGCCGCCGTGGGGCAGGACGCGGCGGGGGAGCGGCTGCTGAGCGAGACCCAGGCCGCCGGGGTGCGCGTCGACCATGTGCACCGCGGCCCGCATCCCACCGGCACCTATACGGCGGTGCTGGACGCCGACGGCGATCTGGTCGTGGCCATCGCCGACATGGCCGCCACCGACGCGCTGAGCCCCGAGCATCTGCACACCGCGCGGGAGCTCATCGGCCACGCCGGCCTGCTGGTGCTGGACGGAAACCTCTCCCCGCGGGTGCTCTCCTACGTCCTGGACATCGCCGCCGCCACCGGTGTCCAGACGCTGATCGACCCGGTGAGCGTCCCCAAGGCGGCGCTGCTCGCCCCGCTGTTCGCCACCGGGCGGCCGGTCTTCGCCGTCACGCCGAACGTGGCGGAGCTGGGCGTGCTGGCGGGCCGGGGCCTCGACGGGGACGCCGCCGCGGACGACCCGGAGCTGCTCGCGGCCGTGGCCCTCCTCCACGAGCGCGGTGTACGGCATGTGTGGGTGCGGCTCGGTGCGCGCGGCTCCCTGCTGAGCACCCTCGACGAGGGCCGGGTGCCGCTGGAGGCGCCACCGGCCGAGGTGCACGACGTCACCGGGGCCGGCGACGCGATGCTCGGCGCGTTCGCGCACGCCCTGCTCGGTGGCGCCGATCCGGTCGACGCCGCCCGCTACGGCCACGCCGCCGCCGCGCTGACCGTGGCCACCCCCGCCACCGTACGACCCGACCTGACCGCGCGTCTGATCGAGGACGCGCTCAACGCACCGCTGCGGAGGCCCACATGA
- a CDS encoding MmcQ/YjbR family DNA-binding protein, with product MTTSDDVRAIALSLPETTEKIAWSMPTFRVAGKMFATLPEDETSMAVRCPKEERKELVLAEPEKFWVAAHEASSAWVRVRLAALEDVEELRDILLDSWRQAAPATLLE from the coding sequence ATGACCACCTCCGACGATGTCCGTGCCATCGCCCTGTCGCTGCCGGAGACCACAGAGAAGATCGCCTGGTCGATGCCCACCTTCCGGGTCGCCGGGAAGATGTTCGCCACCTTGCCCGAGGACGAGACCTCGATGGCCGTCAGATGTCCCAAGGAGGAGCGGAAGGAGTTGGTGCTGGCGGAGCCGGAGAAGTTCTGGGTGGCCGCCCATGAGGCGAGTTCGGCCTGGGTGCGGGTGCGGCTCGCCGCGCTGGAGGACGTCGAGGAGCTGCGGGACATCCTGCTGGACTCCTGGCGGCAGGCCGCACCGGCCACGTTGCTCGAATGA